A DNA window from Amphiprion ocellaris isolate individual 3 ecotype Okinawa chromosome 8, ASM2253959v1, whole genome shotgun sequence contains the following coding sequences:
- the LOC111568791 gene encoding synaptophysin-like isoform X1 encodes MQRWMQRCIQRCIQQCIQSLSPLAASKRSELLVAQGQFRVLKVPLGFIKVLEWFFAIFAFSTCGSYSGMFRMAVECQNRTDSDLSIDVEFEYPFRLHQVYFNAPTCKDGNKKRFFLVGDYSSSAEFFVTIGVFAFLYSMAALSIYIFFFEKYKENNKGPLIDLGVTGVFTFMWLVSSAAWAKGLSDVKTATDPDNVITMIPACDPERTANSCREVHDPVMSGLNTSVAFGFINLVLWAGNLWFVFKETGIIAPFMRAPPPQPKPAAPDAYGQQGAYEQDPYTSNQGGYQPDYSQQGYNQDADYSQGYGQQGAPTSFSNQM; translated from the exons CTGGTGGCCCAGGGTCAGTTCAGGGTGCTGAAGGTTCCTCTGGGTTTCATTAAGGTCTTAGAATGG ttcTTTGCCATCTTTGCCTTCTCCACCTGCGGCAGTTATTCTGGGATGTTCCGGATGGCGGTGGAGTGTCAGAACCGAACAGACAGTGATCTGAGTATAGACGTGGAGTTTGAGTATCCATTCAG ACTTCACCAGGTGTACTTTAACGCACCCACCTGTAAGGATGGGAACAAGAAGCGCTTCTTCCTCGTTGGTGACTACTCCTCCTCCGCTGAGTTTTTTGTCACTATCGGCGTCTTTGCCTTCCTCTATTCTATGGCGGCTCTCAGCATCTACATCTTCTTCTTTGAAAAGTACAAGGAGAACAACAAGGGCCCGCTGATC GACCTTGGAGTGACCGGAGTGTTTACCTTCATGTGGCTGGTGAGTTCGGCTGCCTGGGCCAAAGGTCTGTCCGACGTAAAGACGGCCACTGACCCCGACAATGTCATTACGATGATCCCTGCCTGTGATCCGGAACGCACAGCGAACAGCTGCCGTGAAGTCCATGACCCGGTCATGTCCGGACTCAACACCTCCGTG GCATTTGGCTTCATTAACCTGGTGCTGTGGGCTGGAAACCTGTGGTTCGTCTTTAAGGAGACCGGCATCATTGCACCCTTCATGCGGGCTCCGCCTCCTCAGCCTAAACCTGCTGCCCCAGATGCCTACGGCCAACAGGGGGCGTATGAACAAGACCCATACACCAGCAACCAGGGAGGCTACCAGCCTGACTACAGCCAGCAAGGATACAACCAG GATGCAGACTACAGTCAGGGCTacggccagcagggggcgcccACCTCCTTTTCCAATCAGATGTGA
- the LOC111568791 gene encoding synaptophysin-like isoform X2 encodes MDVVNQLVAQGQFRVLKVPLGFIKVLEWFFAIFAFSTCGSYSGMFRMAVECQNRTDSDLSIDVEFEYPFRLHQVYFNAPTCKDGNKKRFFLVGDYSSSAEFFVTIGVFAFLYSMAALSIYIFFFEKYKENNKGPLIDLGVTGVFTFMWLVSSAAWAKGLSDVKTATDPDNVITMIPACDPERTANSCREVHDPVMSGLNTSVAFGFINLVLWAGNLWFVFKETGIIAPFMRAPPPQPKPAAPDAYGQQGAYEQDPYTSNQGGYQPDYSQQGYNQDADYSQGYGQQGAPTSFSNQM; translated from the exons CTGGTGGCCCAGGGTCAGTTCAGGGTGCTGAAGGTTCCTCTGGGTTTCATTAAGGTCTTAGAATGG ttcTTTGCCATCTTTGCCTTCTCCACCTGCGGCAGTTATTCTGGGATGTTCCGGATGGCGGTGGAGTGTCAGAACCGAACAGACAGTGATCTGAGTATAGACGTGGAGTTTGAGTATCCATTCAG ACTTCACCAGGTGTACTTTAACGCACCCACCTGTAAGGATGGGAACAAGAAGCGCTTCTTCCTCGTTGGTGACTACTCCTCCTCCGCTGAGTTTTTTGTCACTATCGGCGTCTTTGCCTTCCTCTATTCTATGGCGGCTCTCAGCATCTACATCTTCTTCTTTGAAAAGTACAAGGAGAACAACAAGGGCCCGCTGATC GACCTTGGAGTGACCGGAGTGTTTACCTTCATGTGGCTGGTGAGTTCGGCTGCCTGGGCCAAAGGTCTGTCCGACGTAAAGACGGCCACTGACCCCGACAATGTCATTACGATGATCCCTGCCTGTGATCCGGAACGCACAGCGAACAGCTGCCGTGAAGTCCATGACCCGGTCATGTCCGGACTCAACACCTCCGTG GCATTTGGCTTCATTAACCTGGTGCTGTGGGCTGGAAACCTGTGGTTCGTCTTTAAGGAGACCGGCATCATTGCACCCTTCATGCGGGCTCCGCCTCCTCAGCCTAAACCTGCTGCCCCAGATGCCTACGGCCAACAGGGGGCGTATGAACAAGACCCATACACCAGCAACCAGGGAGGCTACCAGCCTGACTACAGCCAGCAAGGATACAACCAG GATGCAGACTACAGTCAGGGCTacggccagcagggggcgcccACCTCCTTTTCCAATCAGATGTGA
- the pcsk1nl gene encoding proprotein convertase subtilisin/kexin type 1 inhibitor, like — protein sequence MASLSLLLLSAALIHNAQPLPADRDGGRGLDLSVGGVRRQRGDLRNLLPYDDQRGGGANDLYYQSDDWRGRGLDHALHRLVEKDQRREQEEEQRAAYLAALLRLLSEAENAGLVGPGDVEVVEVVEEEDEGPEPPDYDETGRGLSMGRPPALWWGLLEPQLAQALLDRMEPQLVQKLLDRARQERLQQDGRVMSREQDMLRHLVARILSSIGPSDAPLVSGRRMRRDLSAGEPVSSAHRRTRRSLDDVPSPSPSNDPPLLRVKRLEDDEDEQKLRPHAAGLQRMKRIDTMATADELNHGSRRRQRRAALNYDPQELLDQIVQYLRE from the exons ATGGCGTCTCTCAGCCTCCTGCTGCTCAGTGCGGCTCTGATCCACAACGCCCAG CCTCTACCTGCAGACCGTGATGGGGGGCGTGGCCTGGATCTATCAGTGGGCGGAGTCAGACGTCAGCGCGGAGACCTCCGTAACCTGCTGCCCTATGACGATCAGAGAGGAGGCGGAGCCAATGACCTGTACTACCAATCAGACGACTGGAGGGGGAGGGGCTTAGATCATGCTCTGCACCGATTGGTGGAAAAAGACCAGCGGagggaacaggaggaggaacagCGAGCAG CCTACCTGGCCGCTCTGCTCCGCCTCCTGAGCGAGGCAGAGAACGCAGGATTGGTGGGTCCAGGTgatgtggaggtggtggaggtggtggaggaggaggatgagggtcCTGAACCTCCGGACTACGATGAGACGGGACGGGGGCTGAGCATGGGGAGGCCCCCGGCGCTGTGGTGGGGTCTCCTGGAGCCACAGCTGGCTCAGGCTCTGCTGGACAG GATGGAGCCTCAGCTGGTCCAGAAGCTGCTGGACAGAGCGAGACAGGAGAGACTCCAGCAGGACGGACGAGTGATGAGCAGAGAGCAGGACATGCTCAG ACACCTGGTTGCTAGGATACTGTCCAGCATTGGCCCTAGTGACGCCCCGCTGGTCTCTGGTCGCAGGATGAGGCGGGACCTGTCAGCAGGTGAACCTGTTAGCTCCGCCCACAGGAGAACCCGCCGTTCCCTTGATGATGTGCCCTCCCCATCACCTAGCAACGACCCCCCTCTCCTCAGGGTGAAGAGGCTGGAGGACGACGAGGATGAGCAGAAGCTCCGCCCCCACGCCGCCGGGCTGCAGAGGATGAAACGCATCGACACCATGGCAACCGCCGATGAACTGAATCATGGGAGCCGTAGGCGCCAGAGGAGAGCTGCCCTGAACTACGACCCCCAGGAGCTGCTGGATCAGATCGTTCAGTACCTGAGGGAGTAG